A segment of the Mastacembelus armatus chromosome 7, fMasArm1.2, whole genome shotgun sequence genome:
CACCCACAGTCGCCTCCTCTCTTGACATGGCAATGTAGATGTTTCTATAGATGGATTACATTCTGTTCTTGATTTACAGTCATGAATAGTCTAAGAGTTTGGTTCCAGTTGTCTTTATGTTGCTACTTGAACACTACTAGTGTAGTATATAGCTCAAATGTCATGCTTTCTCTCCACATTGTCTTATGGTGCCATCTGCTGGTTGGAAATAACACAGTATATGTGATGTTTTCTTGCAGTTATCAGCTCATTACAgtcagaaaaaagcagaaattctCCTGAAAGTCTTAATTTGAAGACACAGATCCATTTCTTGTTAGTGTTCAGTAGTTTACCCTAAATTTCTATTGTGTTACTGACAATGGTTTATAATGTTAACAGTCAGAATGGCCATGTCTTCACAGGAAATAGCTAAACAAAtgcaagaggaggaggagcagaggatcAGGAGGATGAACATAGGGCAGGAGGACCATATACAAGGTACAGTTTATGTTTCGACctgctgttaaatgttttattgcttaCGTGCTTACGCTCAGCCCATTAGGTGAGGTTTATTAGGTTGAAGTTACTGTAGACTAACAACAGTCCTTtaataaatcctcctttcaTGAAGATGGTAATGaccagtttttgttgaaactgtttaGAGCAGTGTTCAAGGATATGATCATTTTGGAAACTGGACAATACGACTCAACAGTATTACATTGTACTTGTATGACTGGGCTCAGTAACAGAAACACCACTTTGTGTGATGTAGACAAAAGCTGAATGTTCATGAAGGGAGACCTTATTGCACGATTGTTGTATTAGACTGTATTTGCTTTAGCGACTGTAGGTGCACCCAATAAACACCTACACAGCAGAGCGTATGTGGCTACATTGGTCAAAAATCTCAATATGTAGTACGggaaaattatttaaaagagaaaagatgatgttgaatttgaatgtttgttaaaaacaaatctatTGTGGAGTTTCCTGGCCTGCCTTAGCTTCAATCTAGCCACACTTAGTACATACATCTACTGCCACTACTATTTACTGTTGTATCTTAAGTTATTTCTCACAGCAAGAACAAAACATGCCCTACAAAGGCATCGCAGTCTATAATAATCTACATAATGAGTTGTTTTCTGAATCATTTGCATGCGTATCACATGTGGCCTTTTACACTGTCCCTTATGTATACCTGTACAGAAATATACCTGTATGCCTGTGTATACATTGGTGCACATGGAATCCATCAGTTGTCTTTGTTATAAATTGTGTAACAAATACTCTTACAGTGCCATACAACCGTTAATGCCCATCATTAACTGCACTGCACTTGTCTTAACAGTACCTCCCTGCTAACAGCTTTACCCACCCTCCctgcttttgtgtttgcatgtttgccaTTACCAAAGGCAGCGCCAGCGATTCTGCACTGCCATCCCCACACCAGCTCACACTCAGCAGCCTTGACCACCCAAAGGAGCAGTACTCATCTACCACCAGCAGGTGGAAATATTCCACCTCTCACAACCATTCAGGCATAACTGGGTCTAGGGCTGTCTCCCCCAGGAGGCTAGCAgctcagaaaaacacaacttcATGGTCAAATCAAGGACACACAGATTCCATTAGGCACATCAGAAGTGAATTGGGAGAGCCTTTGAGTGAGGGCTCTGAGGACTCGGACACAGTTTTCTCTGAACAACTCTCTGTCTGGTCTCAGAGACTGAATGAAAGAGCCAACATGGCACCTCCACAACGGCGGGCCTCTTTACATCACCCGCAAGAGAGAAACTACAGAAGTCTTTGCTCACACAGCAGTTTCACAGATGAGCTCAGAGgttgggaggaggaggaggaggaggaggaggaaggagagtgGGATGAGGACTGTTATGATAATTATGTCCGACAGAAGAGGAGGCCTAGGAACCAGGATCAGGAAAGGAATTGCATAGAGGAGTATGAGAGATGGCACAGGAGAAGAGATCAGGATATAGACTCTAGGTTGGTTGAGGTTAAAGAAAGGCGATTTAGTCGCAGTGAATCTGTCAGGCTACCTGACAGgagcagacacagcagcagagacttAGCAAGGACGTGGAGCTATAAGGACAACCCTGACAAACATGTCCACTTTAAGGACGATACTAGGAGTTCTAGCAAACAGCAGGATGAAAGCAGCCAAGTCTGGGCTATGCTAGGCCAGGTGCTTAGAGAGAGGGGTGTGCCTGTGAGGTTTGGCAGCAACAGGGTGCCACTGCAAATATGTCCTCAAAGAAGAGACAGCCAGGTGCTTCACGGGAGTGAGGTCTCCTGCAGCGACTCCCAACCACATCAGAGATTTTTCCAGAGAGCTGCCACCACCAGGCATAGTTTCCATGGAGATAACAGGGAAAGGAGGCGATCATCACACCAAGAGAACAGTATGAGAGATCACAGAGACAACAGAGACAGGAACTATGATAATGTGGAGCATGAGGGAGGGCTTTATGAGAGTAGTAGAGACTCAAACCTTGCtaacagagaaaggaaaggcagtAGAAGGAGGAAAGAGCACAGATACACTAATGAttgtgagagtgagagaaatgCAGATAATTACAGGGCCAAGAGACAAACCAATGGACACAGGCATTGGCATAAGACCATAGAAGAAAGGTTAAgctcagaggaggagcaggaggtggaaaGGAGAGTACAGCAGCCCCGCCGAAGAGCCCCACAGCGTAGCCAAAGCCTCAGCAGCAGCGGGGGTTCAGTCAAAGATAGATCAAGGCGCATGGCAGCAGGTAACATCCAGAACTGCAGCTAGCTCCAGTCTGCAGAAAGAAACCTTCCAAAGCTGTGCTCCCTATCTGTTTACGCCTGCTCCTCTCATTTTCCCCAATTGTCATCTAATCAGGGCCAATGTCGGCTTTAGTGGTGATATGGTATCTCCTGCTGAAGTGGGACAATTTCCTGTTTCATATCTATAATTTGAGTAGTCCTAAAATAATCTTTAGCGTGTGCTTTCGTTTCTCATCTTCATCAGCATTCTTTGTCTTCATGTAGAGAATAAAATCTATGAATCTCCCTTTCAACACCTGACATGTTTTTACATGCTGCATCCTCTGCATCCTCTGATTCAGATATCATGAACCTTTCTGcctttctgcctctgttttcattaaacttGGATGAttgattatgttttgttttgctttagcACGTTTGGTTTTCTGACATTGTGAAAACTCACCCTTAGGAATGCCACTGCAGCCAGAGCCAGGTGAGACAAGCCTGGATCTAGGAGAGCTGCAACAAGTCTTACAAGATCAAGAACTGGCCCGCaaactgcaggaggaggaggacaagcTGGTGAGCATTCTAAGGAATCCAAGAGGTTATCATGATACACTGAAACCTAGGAGTCATGAAGGAAGGGCAGATCAGTCTTCTGACATTTACTGCCTTGTTATCACAGAATTCCCAGCCGTCTCCATGCAGTTCTTACTCAGAGGGAGACTTCAGGGTAGCACAAGTAGCTCAGGATGAGGTACAGCAATCAATTGACACTAGCCGTGTATTTCATGTTTACTGTCTACATGTGGAGTGACACCTTGCTGTTCTTTTACACTAGGAGATTGCACGTTTTATGCAGAAGCAGGAAATTAAGTCGAAGCGTAGATCTCGTGAGCTAGAGGGGCCAGCATCGTGGCGCGAACACAGAGCAATGATGAGCCACCACGACAGACAAGCTGCACGAGAGAGACAGGTAACTCTTGTGCATATTGAAAAACTGTCGGTTTTCAAAGGTAGATTTGACACACTGCAGCTCTTACATTTGGCTTTGCTATAATTTTTGTTAGTATTGGTATTTTCATCAgttccatttttaaaacaaactggtGAAAGGAGTTAGACTCATCTGTCTGCCTCAGGTCCCGAGAGAAAGACTTGATTCAGAGGGTGGTCCTTCCCCCACTGAGGACTGCTCCCCAGAGAACCAGCCATCCAGCCCCACCACCCCtacactgtaaatgtttctgCATCAATATATATCAAAACGGATACTTACTACTTACAGCTATTCCACTGTATATGATAACCTGAAAGTGGTGTGTTTACAGACAAGGCCAGCAGATCAGGAACATTGCGGAGGAGCTGGACCCAACCTTCCAGGCCAGAAGGCAAGGCACAGAGGATCTCAGCATGGGAGGTGCTATAAACAGGAcaaatggaaattaaaatgaaattagtaAAACAATGGCTGTATCACTGACATCCTTTTCCTTCATTACAGTCCCAACTTGTCAGTCACTTACCCTCCCGCAATCTGGCTTACATGACTTCCTAGAGGAGCCTACTTTCATCCCACCTACAAAGCGGCAAACAGACAAATCAGGACGCACTAAACccaaagagaagaaggaaaattGCAAGCAGCAGTAATATCCAGCAAATCTCCTTTTGGTGTGGAAATATGATTTATGACACTAAATATCAGTTTAACTACATTGTTTTCATCACAGAATTAATTTCTACCAGCTACCCATACTAGCACTTTAGTCCAGTGGAGAAAATTGAAGGAAAGAGACATATTTGTTGAATTATTGAATGATGGCAACACCTGGGACCCATGCCTTTAATACCTTCAAGTATTGTTTGAAGTCTTTTAGTgttgtgtttaatttaaatagtatacattttttaaattgtatttgtattcatttaGTTAAGCAGTAGATTATCAGCTTCCAAAATATCGTATCTGTAGTAGATACTTCTGGAAAGACCTTGAGGGATTTCTGCATGCaagttttttagtttgtttttttttttttttaattgtgccCAGAATATTTATTTCTCCCATCAAATTCACAAAACAATAACCAAAGTTTAATGGTTTGATGGCTTCATATCAGTTCAACATATTAGGGGCTTTTTGCATTTGTTGGACATTCTGTGCACTACTTAGGATGTCTGACCCACATCCTTGACAAAAGAACAATCGAGtttctgaagaaaacaaaagaaatgactTTGATAACCCTTGAACCTAAATGACACAGTTTTCGTGCAAGCTATTTTGAGACATCTACATTTGAGCTGTCTGCCAGCAGCTGGACAGTACTCCTTACGTTTACTCTTATATGACAATCATatggtgaaaaaagaaaaaacaacatatgaTACACATTCATAACTGGCATCACTGAATGTTAAAGTGCTTTAATATCCAgatgtaaatacagtatatcaaaCTCATTAGAGCATGGATGTTCTTGTTTGTTCTTGACAGAATATCTAGCAGAGCAATCTAAACCCAGTGCTAGCTTTTCAGAAGTGTGCTTTTAAGTGGACCTTTAAGCTCACATTGTTTGGTATCTCTCAAGCTTATGTTTTTGGGTATtgtcatagattttttttttttttgaccagtCATTTAAGATGCAAGTTAACACTACTCATAAAACAGAAAGCTCACACTAACAGGGATTTGAGTTGactcctacacacacaaaatattctttgtcttaattttattttatgaattcattttattcatataCTTGTTTACATTATGAACTCCACTGTTTAGGTGGATGAATAGAAATGCAACTGCTCATAAAAATCCAACaaaattgtgtttaaaaaaaagtatgtacAAAGTAAAATAAGGCACATAGTGCAAAGTAATCCAAGATGTGTGGGTAACtgagacataaaaacagactttaaaaagtGATAAGGCAAAAAGAGGAATTTCCAAACCAGACAAACCGGAAGTTCAAACATTAATCAAGGCGCAGTTGACAGGTAAATTAAAGTGCTACAGCGCTTCTAAAAATGTTACTGTATGACAAATGTCACACTGTACTGCGGTAACTTCTCAAGACAGCACCTCTGAACTCTGTGGTCTTTCAACAGACACTGCTTTGCTCAAGTTGTGACTCATGCACTCACTTATGTTACTACAGGAGTGGGCTAACATTTTCACTCAATGCCCACACAGCATATTTCTCAACTGTTCCATTTCAGAAGAAACATACGCCTGCTACACttaagagattttttttgtttttgtttttctgggcTTTCTTTTCTCACTGCCCACTTCATTGTGCTAGaagataaacacacaacaggGAGTACAGGACTGATGGAGGGAGTTTCCACATGACCCTTGAGCCTAGTTTTGATATCTTGGATACATCATATTTATCCTGAGGATTTCCCACATGACACACTCAATAGAAATGCCAAAATtatctgcagtgcatgactcATCGCAATCTACCAACTCATCTCAATAAAGAATTCTCCTGGGATAACTTATATATTACTCAAGAGGCATGTATCAGCTTGCTCCGTAAGTACTGTTCGCCCTCATAAAAAGAGACAGGGGCATAAATGTAGTTAATGTACCTATTTACCATAGGGGAAACTCCCTTCTCTGGACTTTCTGACATTAATGAAGCAGTTGTAGGAAAGTCCGTGGAGTTTCTGACAGTATAAATTACAGTGAAAGAGGCTGTATATGCCACATTGTTTCACAATTTATCACACAGTCACCATGCATAGACAAATAGCAAAATTAACCCCCTCATAACCTCCTAATTTGGCTGtagcaaaataaacaaacaaaaaacagttatTCCCACCTGCACTGTACTTTCACATAGAGTAACACCCAGCAGCTTTACTGCTCAGACAAATACTGGAGTAGTGCaactcattcacacacagtcaaatACTACAGTATTATTTTACAGTCTGCTTTGATATTTAATGTAGAatctgttgttttcacattatCTAGTGCTGGAGTAATGATTCAAAAACTTGCTATTTTGGAACTTTGCCTTTCAAGCTCAATTGTTAGGGGAAAAACAGGCTTGCTTGCTGAGTAGACTCTAAGTCTACTTTGTTTTTCCCCCAGTTTTTTCAGAATTCCCCTTCCTGACACGTATATTATTTCTGTGTCATTAGAAAAGTCAGGATATTTAATTGTTACTTTGATAAAGGGAAGAGAGTGGATAAAAAGGCAGCTATATAAACACAGtgttctgtttctttcattagaatataaacaaattcaaaagGCAAACACGTTGTCCAGCAATTGGCTCAGTAACACTAAGATGGAAAAAACCCTTTCGTATTCAGAATATCCTCCTTTGTCTGAATTCAACAAAGGCAGGGTTGCTATCTTGCCAGGTTTCCTTTCACTGCTATGAGGTGTTCTGAGGATTCCCCAGAGTTGAGCGACTCTTGACTGCTGCCCTGTTCTTGTTGGGCCTCGTGAAAGCTGCACTCTATCGCTATTAATGTCTGAGGATCATCTaaaggagggagaaaaagaaaacaaagtttaTCTACTGcgattatttaaatgtatttgtgattgtgttcattcattttctgtataCTAAGTATCATTTATTAACAGTCAGGATAATCTCTGCCCTGAAAGTAAAATAGTGATTACCTGTAGGCGTTCTGATTATTGGTGGTTTTGTGATTGgcttttttgtcttcttccttttctggagggttttcacagcagcagtgactATAATGATGATGCTAAAGCCAATCAGAGCAACACTGGTGACCACAGATAAGACCAGTGGCCATGCCTGTTGAGTGGTGTCTGGTACAAAAAAGCAAGAAATTAGAGCTTTAGATAAATAAAGatcaaaattaaagaaaaactgaactggGAAAAACAGAATCATGTATTACCAGGTTGGATGGGTCTGTGTGATGGAGCAATTGGAACAGTATTACACTTGATGTCAGTAAATCTATTTCCCTTGTCCACAATATATTCACCTTCATTGGGACaccttagaaaaaaaaaaagaaaacagacagaattCCAATAAGCCTCTTGGTTTTGATTAAATCTGTGAGTCAATGCAGCAACAACAGAGCAGGGTATGTCTCACTTGGTACTCCAGGGTTTACACTTCTGTTGAATCTGGTCACTGAACATTCCATCCGGACATGGTCTGCAAGAACCTGTGTAGACAGATTTGGTTGACTTGCCAATAATTGTAACTTGTATCGTGTGTTGTGTACCAATAAGATGCGCTTCTTTGTAGGTTTACTTACGATCTTCTGTTGGTTCCTGGCCTTTATCACACTTCTCAGTACAGAAGGAACAGCTGTCATCCCCACAGATGAGTCCTTCTTTACAGCTACATATGGTGTTACTTGTCGCTGTGCAATTTTTTACAGTAACTAAAGCACCTAAAGATAAAAAGAGATAGTTGTAATTTTAGTTCTGAATGCTCACATTGTAATACACTGAGCAAATGTCTTTGTCACCAATAGGGTCCACTAACATACCTATGCACTGTCTGCATGGTGTGCAAGAGATTGCTGCAGGTATCACAGTAAATGTTTTCCTCTCACAGGGCTTACAGAGCTCTTTTGGATTTGGACCACACTTTTTCACCAGGCGGTTTCctataaacatgcacacacaaacacaaaaaacacaaagtagatGCCATTGGCTACACTATCAGCTCTTTCAGTGATGTAACATGTCCTTATACACAAGATGGTGTGAGATTCTGATTGAAAACATGTAAAGGTTCCAATGAAGTGCAGGAAAACTTCAAAATACCTACTGTTGACAACAGTAAaaagtttttgtaaagtgccttgagatgatttgtattgtgatttggtgctatacaaataataataaattgaaattgaaattgaacagCTCAATCAACCTACAACTAATAAAACTACATTGGTTTGAAATTTTAATGATACATACAAGTATATATGTCAGCTCCAAATTACTGTAATTATCTATTGCATCATTCATGCCTTATCACTTTGTTGTGGTATTAACTGAAAAACCACTGAAACGCTTTTTGGTTACAAGCAACCACTGGGGAGGAACTCCTCAAAGGatggaatatttttttattttttttttaaacacctaATGAATAACTCTGTAggcattttgatttttattagatGCTACACAGAATACCTTGAACTATTTAGGACATTTAAGTAAAAGGATAATATTGTTAACAACAATATCAATATAACAGCTATGTTTATGAGGAAAGTGAGAGGATCTTTCACATTTCcttcataaatatatatatacacttaaAACAGGCAGTTGTtattaatttgatatttttaaaacttttaaaaacaataacaggaCATGATTATTAATATGTATGCAATCCTTATGAACTAACAAAGAGTGATCAATTTCAATACAATGTGAGTTGTTAGAATTTTCTCCTCTATTTCTTACCTGGGTGACAGGCTTCACAGCAGACATCATCTCCACTTGGGACCCATTTCATGCAGCCAGTCTCAGTCCTTCCTAAACTAAACAAGTAGCCCTGCATGAGCAGAGAGAGACCCATTGCCCACAGGATCACAGCCATGTTGTTGTCAGCTCTCCAGCCTGGTTTTTGAGGATGACCCTTGAGGAAAATGTGAGGTAATCCAATCCAAGAAATATCCAACAAATATTCcaggtatttaaaaaaaaaaaaacaaagaaactttCACAAACTTGTCTAAAAATCTTTTGGCACTAAGCTTCTTAGGTCTAGTGTAGTCTCTGTGGTAACTCCTCAGTGAAGTCTAACATTTAACACAACCCACAGGCAGCTGAACATGCTTTTCATTATGTCAATCTTTGGGGGCGTGTCCAAATGAGAGCTGTACTACACTTTGACTTTTGAGTGAAGTCAGACTATAGAGCTATTTAGCTAGTTAataaacaacaaccaaaaaaacatATACGCATGTCACTGTAGTATTCTGGTTTCCCCTGTACCTTTCAAAAATGTTTCTACCGTTGGTGCCCCGATTTCCTGATAATCTTTTGGTTttgtatttatacatttcttCCTTGTTATCACATTTGCTGATCAGCTGTCATAACAGTGTTATTGCATTTAGTGACTAATTGCATAAATGATATTTCCTGGAGctaacaggaaaaaaaggccatacatgaaatattttcaacTGAAAGGtccatatatttgttttatattacatttacatcaaATATGTTTTAAGAACAGCTGTTTTGTACTAGTTTTACTTATTGTACTTGCATGGAGTAAAAGTAAGGTAGTTATACGTTGAGTTGTATATTTCACAACCTTGTTAATAAAGTGAAATTAATAGTTTAATATGACCTAATTTGATGAGGTTTAGAGGGCAGGCTTTGGTAAACAAAGCTCAAGCATGTCTCACGTTGAGGAAGGGACTTTCCTATTTATTGTCTCTCTAGCAGGAGGGGCCATAAACAAGACTCACGGCATACCACAGAAATGCTTTTGTCTTGCAgatatccttttttttttttttttttcatttataaagtCAGACGACGACTAAAGGCTGAAGCACTAATATGTTATTAGGAACTGAGAGTAATTGTTACTCCGCTGATGAGTCATGTTACACAAGAGCTACTCATGCATAATCACACGTTTGTTTAGAGGGCacagaaaagttaaaaatttTCCACTATTTTCCCTATTGAACTCCTGTGATATATCGCATGCTTTTTTTGATTCCTTAAAAAGAAACCACTGTAACAGAAACTgatagaaaaactgaaacaaattgCTTTGTAAATGCCCTACCTTACTAAAATGAAAGTATAGCTTATACACCTTTTAGAAGACTTGATTATGTACTGAATGTAATTCAGTTGTTTAGTTGGATCATTTCTATCCTGTGTTAATTTTCCCAAATTAATTTACAAGCAATTCTTGGCAAGTCCTGTGGCCTTTGTAAATTTTGGGAATTTTGATGACTAATTATGAGATTATAGGTGACTACACTCACAGGACATCTCATTGCAGTTCTCTGAAGATGGATTAGTCAGCCCTAAGTCAGCCATAAAAATTAGGAGCCTTAAAACAATTACCACTACCACATGATGTGACTGCTGTGTCACGTTTGTCATGATCTTATGATGCTTGACATTTGGCATTTCATCTTTGACATTTAAAGGCATGTTACACAGTGATGTCATAAGTGAGCATCTCACATGCCTACACACACTTGGCCAAGAAACACCTCCTACACTTACTCTTAAACCTCCCTCTAAAAATGTAGCTATGAAGCAGAGTAAAACCCAAAAGCTCAATTAACATATTTACTTGGGAAAAGCATTTCATTTGTTTGGTAAGTAGCATAGCAGTGACAGTCATTCTGctggtaaatgtgtgtgtgtgtatacgtatTTGCATGTAGGCTGGCATTAGCTTCAGAGAAAGAGTCAAACTGCAACTATGTCAGTTGTGACAGAAATCAGTGTCAGTATGGGAGTACATGTTTCAGTTTGTCTAATACTGTGTTTtatgaggttttttttctggGGGCTGCTTTTTTAGTGGTATAATCAGCCTCCACAGGCAAGAGTCACTCTCTGACATCACTTCCTTCCTGACGAAGTTTTATAACAGTCAATCGTGTAGGGCAGTGGGGGGGCGTCACTTAAAGGGACTTCAAACAACATCTTTCAACATCTGCGGTTGGCGGGTCAAGCAGACAGGGGTCTGTATGGGTTACTGTGCAGTTGAGCCTTTTTAAGACAAGCATCAGCCCACTCGGAAAGTACACGCAGCAGTGTCGGTGCTCGGAAGTTCCACGCAGGGGTGTTAACTGTAAGGTGTCGAAGCGAATAAAGTGCAAGTTACACAGTTGATTGTGTGGTGATATTATACCTGTAACAGTTcaccagtattttttttttaaattttttctaGATTCTGAGACCATAGGCACCTACTTAGTGACTGCTGATCAGTCTTGGCAAATGACCATCTAATTTTACACGCATGTGGCTAATATTAAACTAGAAGTGAAATTGGAGAAGTCTGTCTTTGACACTGAATCCTTGATCTTGTGGTCCTGTTAAAAAATAACCATATTTTAGGAAGAGAGATTTAAGTTGAAAGATTACAAGTGATGATAATGGAAAATGCAGACAACCCTTTTGaacatatatagttttattcatatatataataaatttcTATTTACAATTTATTCTTCCTTTGTAAGACAAAATTAAAGAGAAAGCTTTGATTGCAAACAGTGTTTCATActaaagggagggagagacaatATGGAAAAGTGCTCATAAAACTATTGTTTGTGTTATTTCCCTCTTGTAAGTGTAGTTTTGACAGATACAACAGGGATTTGCCACTATTTTGAAGGAGATTAGAATCTGAAGGCCAAGATTCCCCTTGAAGTAACTTTGACGTGGTAAAAAGAGAAGTGTCTAATGTTAATCACAAAAAGATCTCGGTCATAGACAACTCCTACATTAAAGAAACATCTACCACACAATGTGAGGCTTTGGCTTTTATCGCACTGACTTTTATTGACGCTCACACTCGCTACAGAAGAGA
Coding sequences within it:
- the ccdc187 gene encoding coiled-coil domain-containing protein 187 isoform X1, coding for MNPEATHVLSSPMTPSSAPPAMCQCFAVLEDGVLAHNLQEQEIEQYYTTNVQKNQLVQNDIRIAKKLQDEEEAQRAQQSALLKQASRQLEEQDFEYARIIQEEIQRCAEEARRREQDDEEIAKQMQEEEEQRIRRMNIGQEDHIQGSASDSALPSPHQLTLSSLDHPKEQYSSTTSRWKYSTSHNHSGITGSRAVSPRRLAAQKNTTSWSNQGHTDSIRHIRSELGEPLSEGSEDSDTVFSEQLSVWSQRLNERANMAPPQRRASLHHPQERNYRSLCSHSSFTDELRGWEEEEEEEEEGEWDEDCYDNYVRQKRRPRNQDQERNCIEEYERWHRRRDQDIDSRLVEVKERRFSRSESVRLPDRSRHSSRDLARTWSYKDNPDKHVHFKDDTRSSSKQQDESSQVWAMLGQVLRERGVPVRFGSNRVPLQICPQRRDSQVLHGSEVSCSDSQPHQRFFQRAATTRHSFHGDNRERRRSSHQENSMRDHRDNRDRNYDNVEHEGGLYESSRDSNLANRERKGSRRRKEHRYTNDCESERNADNYRAKRQTNGHRHWHKTIEERLSSEEEQEVERRVQQPRRRAPQRSQSLSSSGGSVKDRSRRMAAGMPLQPEPGETSLDLGELQQVLQDQELARKLQEEEDKLNSQPSPCSSYSEGDFRVAQVAQDEEIARFMQKQEIKSKRRSRELEGPASWREHRAMMSHHDRQAARERQVPRERLDSEGGPSPTEDCSPENQPSSPTTPTLQGQQIRNIAEELDPTFQARRQGTEDLSMGVPTCQSLTLPQSGLHDFLEEPTFIPPTKRQTDKSGRTKPKEKKENCKQQ
- the ccdc187 gene encoding coiled-coil domain-containing protein 187 isoform X3; the encoded protein is MNPEATHVLSSPMTPSSAPPAMCQCFAVLEDGVLAHNLQEQEIEQYYTTNVQKNQLVQNDIRIAKKLQDEEEAQRAQQSALLKQASRQLEEQDFEYARIIQEEIQRCAEEARRREQDDEEIAKQMQEEEEQRIRRMNIGQEDHIQGMPLQPEPGETSLDLGELQQVLQDQELARKLQEEEDKLNSQPSPCSSYSEGDFRVAQVAQDEEIARFMQKQEIKSKRRSRELEGPASWREHRAMMSHHDRQAARERQVPRERLDSEGGPSPTEDCSPENQPSSPTTPTLQGQQIRNIAEELDPTFQARRQGTEDLSMGVPTCQSLTLPQSGLHDFLEEPTFIPPTKRQTDKSGRTKPKEKKENCKQQ
- the ccdc187 gene encoding coiled-coil domain-containing protein 187 isoform X2, with amino-acid sequence MAELQIDQSNLPRVQEVCQCFAVLEDGVLAHNLQEQEIEQYYTTNVQKNQLVQNDIRIAKKLQDEEEAQRAQQSALLKQASRQLEEQDFEYARIIQEEIQRCAEEARRREQDDEEIAKQMQEEEEQRIRRMNIGQEDHIQGSASDSALPSPHQLTLSSLDHPKEQYSSTTSRWKYSTSHNHSGITGSRAVSPRRLAAQKNTTSWSNQGHTDSIRHIRSELGEPLSEGSEDSDTVFSEQLSVWSQRLNERANMAPPQRRASLHHPQERNYRSLCSHSSFTDELRGWEEEEEEEEEGEWDEDCYDNYVRQKRRPRNQDQERNCIEEYERWHRRRDQDIDSRLVEVKERRFSRSESVRLPDRSRHSSRDLARTWSYKDNPDKHVHFKDDTRSSSKQQDESSQVWAMLGQVLRERGVPVRFGSNRVPLQICPQRRDSQVLHGSEVSCSDSQPHQRFFQRAATTRHSFHGDNRERRRSSHQENSMRDHRDNRDRNYDNVEHEGGLYESSRDSNLANRERKGSRRRKEHRYTNDCESERNADNYRAKRQTNGHRHWHKTIEERLSSEEEQEVERRVQQPRRRAPQRSQSLSSSGGSVKDRSRRMAAGMPLQPEPGETSLDLGELQQVLQDQELARKLQEEEDKLNSQPSPCSSYSEGDFRVAQVAQDEEIARFMQKQEIKSKRRSRELEGPASWREHRAMMSHHDRQAARERQVPRERLDSEGGPSPTEDCSPENQPSSPTTPTLQGQQIRNIAEELDPTFQARRQGTEDLSMGVPTCQSLTLPQSGLHDFLEEPTFIPPTKRQTDKSGRTKPKEKKENCKQQ
- the tnfrsf9a gene encoding tumor necrosis factor receptor superfamily member 9a, producing MAVILWAMGLSLLMQGYLFSLGRTETGCMKWVPSGDDVCCEACHPGNRLVKKCGPNPKELCKPCERKTFTVIPAAISCTPCRQCIGALVTVKNCTATSNTICSCKEGLICGDDSCSFCTEKCDKGQEPTEDRSCRPCPDGMFSDQIQQKCKPWSTKCPNEGEYIVDKGNRFTDIKCNTVPIAPSHRPIQPDTTQQAWPLVLSVVTSVALIGFSIIIIVTAAVKTLQKRKKTKKPITKPPIIRTPTDDPQTLIAIECSFHEAQQEQGSSQESLNSGESSEHLIAVKGNLAR